A genomic segment from Tachysurus fulvidraco isolate hzauxx_2018 chromosome 21, HZAU_PFXX_2.0, whole genome shotgun sequence encodes:
- the LOC113634902 gene encoding F-box only protein 40-like isoform X2 — MSTYRRSTPASGKRLHRHCESCHSKYCKAPIEITLSCMIVNCRLLCGASFHMCKDDEHRLLCPNEKVPCINANFGCPFTMCRSKLAKHLEVCPASVVVCSMEWNRWPIEDIKSPLFSNLMKDIQEHQALDLSTALKDQKQIYSRLKMRSFFPQLMQEPEEPIPVEAEAEDEAAGGAFLVDGSHVNSIRGQVSVNGLVNVQAKENAVKDFTVDKEKYNIYEKMFSKERGGCEHAQEEESKKGAHKDRTETTNGSHKPSTPDQQGTAKAIVEDRHRGNDVQPDISKTGFAPWQEGVLERLGKEVNPREYNMYVVHHARMLLNFGQIKACTPRENDFVYGSLEPIPVQTLHSFNVPVSYMHKRIHIKDPSSHVSTEHKSVDTSDLGVSVDEDTQKMDEIFATLLCAAEVEIRGHKVSESVATDGLYIDIATQTYDFSTAPFKYNTTLADITEDRDLKLYLQIDTEIVTLRHNKNNSVFSFMCERCFRRDEFASHFKNVHSDIQSCLNGWFEQRCPLAYLGCTFTQRRLQPSTHRATVFFNTDLSIFTLRPDIDKPLLADSQMVPDGNEDSLSNLPFEVLRQIARYLDSFSLSQLALVSRLFRDVSATFLHDRGMISLKWKKKLYTHGRAKWKSSLIIP, encoded by the exons ATG AGCACCTATAGGAGATCAACACCTGCATCTGGCAAGAGGCTGCACAGGCATTGTGAGAGCTGCCACAGCAAATACTGCAAAGCTCCCATAGAGATCACTTTGTCTTGCATGATCGTTAACTGCCGCTTACTGTGTGGAGCCTCCTTTCACATGTGCAAAGATGATGAACACAGACTGTTATGTCCTAATGAGAAGGTGCCCTGCATCAATGCTAACTTTGGCTGCCCTTTCACAATGTGTCGCTCGAAGCTGGCCAAACACCTGGAAGTGTGTCCTGCTAGTGTGGTGGTCTGCTCAATGGAGTGGAATCGTTGGCCAATCGAAGACATAAAGTCACCATTATTTAGCAATCTCATGAAGGACATCCAGGAGCATCAAGCCCTGGACCTGTCAACAGCTTTAAAAGACCAAAAGCAAATATACAGTAGGCTAAAAATGAGGAGTTTCTTTCCTCAGTTGATGCAGGAACCAGAAGAACCAATTCCAGtagaagcagaagcagaagaTGAGGCAGCAGGGGGTGCCTTTTTGGTTGATGGAAGTCATGTGAATTCCATAAGAGGTCAGGTTTCAGTAAATGGTCTTGTTAATGTCCAGGCAAAGGAGAATGCTGTGAAGGATTTTACTGTggataaagaaaaatacaacatatatGAGAAGATGTTTAGCAAGGAGAGAGGTGGCTGTGAGCATGCCCAAGAAGAAGAATCAAAAAAAGGAGCTCATAAAGACAGGACTGAAACAACTAATGGGTCACATAAACCATCTACTCCTGATCAACAAGGTACTGCTAAGGCAATAGTGGAAGATAGACATAGAGGAAATGATGTCCAACCAGATATCTCAAAAACTGGCTTTGCTCCTTGGCAAGAAGGAGTTCTGGAAAGACTTGGTAAAGAAGTAAATCCAAGAGAGTACAACATGTATGTAGTTCACCATGCACGCATGCTTCTTAACTTTGGCCAGATTAAAGCTTGCACTCCCAGAGAGAATGATTTTGTTTACGGAAGCCTGGAACCAATACCAGTCCAAACCCTACATTCTTTTAATGTTCCTGTTAGTTATATGCATAAACGCATCCATATTAAAGATCCATCCTCCCATGTGAGCACTGAGCACAAGAGCGTGGACACATCTGATTTGGGTGTTTCTGTGGATGAGGACACTCAGAAGATGGATGAGATATTTGCAACTTTGCTGTGTGCTGCTGAAGTGGAGATCAGAGGACACAAGGTCAGTGAATCTGTGGCCACAGATGGACTTTATATTGATATTGCAACTCAGACCTATGACTTTTCGACAGCTCCATTTAAATACAACACCACTCTGGCTGATATTACAGAGGACAGGGATTTGAAACTTTACCTTCAGATCGATACAGAGATCGTGACACTtagacacaacaaaaacaattcagTGTTCTCATTTATGTGTGAACGTTGCTTCAGAAGGGATGAGTTTGCATCTCACTTTAAAAACGTGCACTCGGATATCCAGTCTTGTTTGAATGGCTGGTTCGAGCAGAGGTGTCCTCTTGCTTATCTGGGCTGCACCTTCACCCAGAGACGACTCCAGCCctccacacacagagctacagtcTTCTTTAACACGGACCTCAGCATCTTCACACTCAGGCCTGATATTGACAAACCTCTCTTGGCTGATTCTCAAATGGTCCCTGATGGAAATGAGGATTCTCTCAGTAATCTTCCTTTTGAGGTGCTGCGTCAGATCGCTAGATACCTGGATAGCTTCTCTCTTTCCCAGCTGGCCCTGGTGTCTCGACTTTTCCGGGATGTCAGTGCCACGTTCTTGCATGACAGAGGAATGATCAGCTTGAAATGGAAGAAAAAGCTGTACACTCATGGGAGAGCCAAGTGGAAATCATCCCTA ATAATTCCATGA
- the LOC113634902 gene encoding F-box only protein 40-like isoform X1: MGRQRTSGSKLHTHCESCHNRRCKVSIEISVSCMIINCRMMCGASFHMCKEDEHILLCPNEKVPCINAYYGCPFTMCRSKLAKHLEVCPASVVVCSMEWNRWPIEDSEPPEFYKNILNENYTQEPLDLSMALRDQKHLFQSLKMKNIFPELIEKIEEKSVIQEIEGAVGGAPKDAQEDLTSIIDLSGLEPEERELTQEEREAIARDTNVSGIGRYDAWERMFSMELSGCKQTVKTLGTKPASRSTELKRQENLSKFEILKEEMETTMGNSDTLTYMPHFNPYEMDEDKFLIAASLYACDTRPIKTFVYEHLEPMKIKTVRSFKVPTSFKARPSRIRNPFHYKKDTKAVDTADLSTQMEEKPKWDEVQATLLCSLEKELRGHLIAEASAADALLKDEGTQTYDFYSAPFKANASLADLTVDRALQLHVQIHTESVTNRHNKCSSAFTYLCSHSYRRDEFSSHYKNVHSDIQFCLNGWFQHRCPLAYLGCTFSQRQLRPFTHKAMVSYDKDLSTFTLRPEVPSILYEGVANVTTDRKRARNQDALSKLPFEILIHIAGFLDSFTLSQLALVSRLMREVCGVLLQERGMVSIKWEKKIYSHGGWCWRARHKVWEFSNLFYPVDNWCLDNFPSMSEHLKVCPYYEKENRTDPVPLTGVFDCEEDEKAQSLVSMFIRNQ, translated from the exons ATG GGAAGACAAAGGACTTCAGGATCCAAACTTCATACACACTGTGAAAGCTGCCACAACAGACGCTGTAAAGTTTCGATAGAGATCTCTGTATCATGCATGATAATCAACTGCCGCATGATGTGTGGAGCATCATTTCACATGTGCAAAGAGGATGAGCACATACTGCTTTGTCCTAATGAAAAGGTGCCCTGCATCAATGCGTACTATGGCTGCCCTTTCACAATGTGTCGCTCGAAGCTTGCCAAACACCTGGAAGTGTGTCCTGCTAGTGTTGTGGTCTGCTCCATGGAGTGGAATCGATGGCCCATTGAAGATTCAGAGCCTCCTGAGTTCTACAAAAATATCTTAAATGAGAACTACACCCAGGAGCCTCTGGATCTTTCCATGGCACTGCGAGATCAGAAGCATTTGTTTCAGTCactcaaaatgaaaaatatttttcctgAACTTATTGAGAAGATAGAGGAGAAATCTGTCATTCAAGAAATTGAGGGAGCTGTTGGAGGGGCACCTAAAGATGCACAAGAAGACTTAACATCTATAATTGATCTCTCAGGCCTTGAACCTGAGGAGAGGGAGTTAACTCAGGAAGAAAGAGAGGCAATAGCAAGGGACACTAATGTATCAGGCATCGGAAGGTATGACGCTTGGGAGAGGATGTTCAGTATGGAGCTGAGTGGTTGCAAGCAGACAGTTAAAACACTAGGCACCAAACCTGCTTCCCGTAGCACTGAGCTGAAACGGCAAGAAAATCTGAGCAAATTTGAAATACTTAAAGAGGAGATGGAAACAACAATGGGGAATTCAGACACACTTACTTATATGCCACATTTCAATCCATATGAAATGGATGAAGATAAATTTTTGATAGCAGCATCTTTATATGCTTGTGACACACGTCCAATAAAGACGTTTGTATACGAACATTTGGAGCCCATGAAGATCAAAACTGTGAGATCATTCAAAGTTCCCACCAGCTTCAAGGCAAGGCCAAGTCGTATACGCAATCCTTTTCATTACAAAAAAGATACAAAAGCTGTGGACACAGCAGACCTGAGCACTCAAATGGAGGAAAAGCCAAAATGGGATGAGGTTCAAGCAACCCTACTGTGTTCTCTGGAGAAGGAACTCAGGGGACACCTCATTGCAGAAGCCAGTGCTGCAGATGCGCTTCTTAAGGATGAAGGAACTCAGACTTATGACTTTTACTCTGCTCCTTTCAAAGCAAATGCATCACTGGCGGATCTCACAGTAGACAGGGCACTGCAGCTTCATGTACAGATACATACAGAGAGTGTCACCAATAGGCATAACAAATGTAGCTCTGCATTCACTTACCTTTGCAGCCACTCATACAGACGAGATGAGTTTTCCTCTCATTATAAGAATGTTCACTCAGATATCCAGTTCTGTTTAAATGGCTGGTTTCAACACAGGTGTCCTTTGGCTTATTTGGGTTGTACCTTCAGCCAGAGGCAACTAAGGCCTTTCACGCACAAAGCCATGGTCTCCTATGACAAAGACCTCAGCACATTCACTCTCAGACCTGAAGTACCATCCATTCTCTATGAAGGTGTGGCAAATGTGACTACGGATAGGAAACGAGCACGGAACCAGGATGCTCTGAGCAAGTTGCCTTTTGAGATTCTCATCCACATTGCTGGGTTTCTGGACAGTTTTACACTGTCTCAGCTGGCTCTTGTATCCCGGTTGatgagagaggtgtgtggggTTTTGCTGCAAGAAAGGGGCATGGTCTCAATCAAGTGGGAGAAGAAAATCTACTCACATGGTGGATGGTGCTGGAGAGCTAGACATAAG GTCTGGGAATTCAGCAACTTGTTTTACCCTGTGGATAACTGGTGCTTGGATAATTTCCCTTCAATGTCTGAGCACCTAAAAGTCTGCCCCTATTATGAGAAGGAGAACAGAACAGATCCTGTACCCTTAACTGGTGTCTTTGATTGTGAAGAAGATGAGAAAGCGCAGAGTCTTGTGTCCATGTTTATCAGGAATCAATAA
- the c1qa gene encoding complement C1q subcomponent subunit A, which yields MKLSIHLFGVVWAAVLLSFSLCQDFCRVQDGKPGEPGVAGRDGWPGQKGEKGEPGLQVELSKEALSAIKGDKGEDGPVGSIGAKGYSGHLGLPGPIGPPGNPGSTADGEISNVKKAAFSVMRKMNANPGFNVLTFNEELLNLNKDFNLHTGYFVCKFAGVYYFVFHSVSEGDLCLNLVSDNDVKVNLKFCDYNHRTTSVSQVLSGGAVIELNVGQKVWLKPFKNTIHNKVTNKISKTETTVFNGFMIFATG from the exons ATGAAGCTGTCAATCCATCTGTTTGGAGTTGTCTGGGCGGCTGTACTTTTGTCTTTTAGTCTCTGCCAGGATTTCTGTCGAGTGCAGGATGGAAAACCTGGGGAGCCAGGAGTTGCTGGGAGAGATGGCTGGCCTGgacaaaaaggagagaaaggagaacCAG GTTTGCAGGTGGAGCTGAGTAAGGAGGCACTAAGTGCTATTAAAGGAGATAAGGGTGAGGATGGTCCTGTAGGAAGCATTGGTGCTAAAGGCTATTCTGGTCATCTTGGTCTACCGGGACCCATCGGACCTCCAGGGAATCCTGGCAGCACTGCGGATGGTGAAATTTCCAATGTAAAAAAGGCAGCCTTTTCAGTGATGCGTAAGATGAATGCAAACCCCGGTTTCAACGTCTTAACCTTTAATGAAGAACTTCTTAATTTGAATAAAGACTTCAATCTTCACACAGGTTATTTCGTATGTAAGTTTGCTGGAGTTTATTACTTTGTGTTTCATTCTGTCTCTGAAGGTGACCTGTGTCTAAATCTTGTTAGTGACAATGATGTTAAAGTGAACCTGAAATTTTGTGACTATAACCATCGTACAACAAGCGTATCACAGGTTCTGTCTGGTGGTGCAGTGATTGAGCTTAATGTGGGACAGAAGGTCTGGctaaaaccatttaaaaacactatacacaACAAGGTgacaaacaaaatatcaaaaacTGAAACAACAGTGTTCAATGGATTTATGATTTTTGCTACCGGTTGA
- the c1qc gene encoding complement C1q subcomponent subunit C, which translates to MFKHKLIFGALLAAWLCPSTTQDTCRAGTPGLPGIPGIPGRDGRDGEKGEKGKAGRTLELVNKVIKGQKGEPGIIGSQGKRGFPGDPGPPGPPGQRGDVGDPGDSKPQSAFCVSRQTTEYPAPNTPVIFQTVITNTNDHFIVSEGKFECHIPGTYYFVYHATSYKKTLCVLLMVDGTKKASFCDHFQDELNVSSGGVAVYLEQNSLVWLEVNDRLNGMYAAGDCCNSVFSGFLLYAH; encoded by the exons ATGTTTAAGCATAAACTTATATTTGGAGCTCTGTTGGCAGCATGGCTTTGTCCTTCAACCACTCAAGACACATGTCGTGCTGGGACACCTGGACTGCCGGGTATTCCCGGAATTCCTGGACGTGATGGTAGAGATGGTGAGAAGGGAGAGAAAGGCAAAGCAG GGCGCACATTGGAGCTGGTGAATAAAGTTATCAAAGGGCAAAAGGGGGAACCTGGCATCATAGGTTCTCAGGGAAAGAGGGGTTTCCCTGGCGATCCTGGACCACCGGGACCACCGGGTCAGCGTGGAGACGTAGGAGATCCAGGCGATTCTAAACCACAATCTGCGTTCTGTGTTTCTCGTCAAACCACAGAATATCCAGCACCTAACACACCAGTAATCTTCCAAACAGTCATCACCAATACCAACGACCACTTTATTGTTAGTGAGGGTAAATTTGAATGTCACATCCCTGGTACTTATTACTTTGTGTACCATGCAACATCCTATAAAAAGACACTTTGTGTTTTGCTCATGGTGGACGGAACTAAGAAGGCTAGCTTCTGCGACCACTTTCAAGATGAACTCAACGTAAGTTCAGGGGGAGTTGCTGTGTACCTGGAGCAGAACAGTTTGGTCTGGTTGGAGGTTAATGATAGGCTAAATGGCATGTATGCAGCTGGAGATTGTTGCAACAGTGTCTTCTCTGGTTTCCTGCTTTATGCACACTGA
- the c1qb gene encoding complement C1q subcomponent subunit B isoform X2, translated as MVSLSVYALLPVSVLLWVVTPSVSDKCDGHTGFPGVPGIPGTPGVNGNNGPKGKQGDPGDDTYPVKGAKGELGVPGRPGRPGLKGGVGEHGPPGPKGPKGPKGPFKLTSDVNPIFFSNKRRSSRTSIPQNRIVEFDEPVSPEKAVISLSSGVFTATQPGVYYFVYHVSALQTACLCIKKKGTVVLNLCDFSQGVLLTSGSVVLDLKLNDSVGVYVCTKSSQIISTDTDSTFTGFLLFPS; from the exons ATG GTGTCCTTGTCAGTGTACGCCCTGCTACCTGTCAGCGTTTTGCTATGGGTTGTGACCCCATCTGTCTCAGACAAATGTGATGGCCACACTGGTTTCCCTGGTGTGCCTGGCATCCCAGGAACTCCTGGTGTAAATGGAAATAATGGACCAAAGGGGAAACAAGGAGATCCTG GTGATGATACATATCCGGTAAAGGGAGCCAAGGGTGAACTGGGTGTTCCTGGCCGCCCCGGTAGACCTGGCCTCAAGGGGGGTGTAGGTGAACATGGTCCACCAGGACCAAAGGGACCAAAGGGTCCAAAGGGACCTTTTAAATTGACCTCAGATGTTAATcccatttttttctctaataAAAGAAGAAGTTCCAGAACATCTATACCGCAAAATAGAATCGTTGAATTTGATGAGCCAGTGTCTCCTGAGAAAGCTGTTATTAGTCTAAGCAGTGGTGTATTTACAGCCACACAACCAGGTGTTTATTACTTCGTGTACCATGTGTCTGCATTGCAGACTGCTTGCTTGTGTATAAAGAAGAAGGGGACGGTGGTGTTGAATTTATGTGATTTTTCTCAAGGAGTGCTGCTGACTTCTGGGTCTGTGGTCCTGGACCTAAAGCTAAATGAcagtgttggtgtgtatgtgtgcacgaaATCGAGTCAAATCATCAGTACAGATACTGATAGCACGTTCACTGGCTTCCTGCTATTTCCTTCTTAA
- the c1qb gene encoding complement C1q subcomponent subunit B isoform X1 produces MFFKLQVSLSVYALLPVSVLLWVVTPSVSDKCDGHTGFPGVPGIPGTPGVNGNNGPKGKQGDPGDDTYPVKGAKGELGVPGRPGRPGLKGGVGEHGPPGPKGPKGPKGPFKLTSDVNPIFFSNKRRSSRTSIPQNRIVEFDEPVSPEKAVISLSSGVFTATQPGVYYFVYHVSALQTACLCIKKKGTVVLNLCDFSQGVLLTSGSVVLDLKLNDSVGVYVCTKSSQIISTDTDSTFTGFLLFPS; encoded by the exons ATG TTTTTTAAATTGCAGGTGTCCTTGTCAGTGTACGCCCTGCTACCTGTCAGCGTTTTGCTATGGGTTGTGACCCCATCTGTCTCAGACAAATGTGATGGCCACACTGGTTTCCCTGGTGTGCCTGGCATCCCAGGAACTCCTGGTGTAAATGGAAATAATGGACCAAAGGGGAAACAAGGAGATCCTG GTGATGATACATATCCGGTAAAGGGAGCCAAGGGTGAACTGGGTGTTCCTGGCCGCCCCGGTAGACCTGGCCTCAAGGGGGGTGTAGGTGAACATGGTCCACCAGGACCAAAGGGACCAAAGGGTCCAAAGGGACCTTTTAAATTGACCTCAGATGTTAATcccatttttttctctaataAAAGAAGAAGTTCCAGAACATCTATACCGCAAAATAGAATCGTTGAATTTGATGAGCCAGTGTCTCCTGAGAAAGCTGTTATTAGTCTAAGCAGTGGTGTATTTACAGCCACACAACCAGGTGTTTATTACTTCGTGTACCATGTGTCTGCATTGCAGACTGCTTGCTTGTGTATAAAGAAGAAGGGGACGGTGGTGTTGAATTTATGTGATTTTTCTCAAGGAGTGCTGCTGACTTCTGGGTCTGTGGTCCTGGACCTAAAGCTAAATGAcagtgttggtgtgtatgtgtgcacgaaATCGAGTCAAATCATCAGTACAGATACTGATAGCACGTTCACTGGCTTCCTGCTATTTCCTTCTTAA
- the si:dkeyp-69c1.9 gene encoding uncharacterized protein si:dkeyp-69c1.9 isoform X1: MTMQKRPLRKLCPLPPHGHDLRFGLMHLMNDQRIKPLQAFPQVGELPPVAGLLLYPDKHEKMVTTSEIAFGPKPYARTEPKKMLKCSLTLEGDQSYITTNQEAFPAQALHCDPLMMMRKSSVKRERTPHYQTHYQQSFVRPQYFYGRRLQALPRPDNLAINPGLRADFKTVQMQTYPGWDISLHSRPLPVIMKEQLSLKEQPLTAKILI, translated from the exons ATGACAATGCAGAAAAGACCACTTAGAAAGTTATGTCCACTTCCTCCCCATGGCCATGATTTGCGATTTGGATTAATGCATCTTATGAATGATCAAAGGATAAAGCCCTTGCAAGCGTTCCCTCAGGTGGGGGAGCTTCCTCCTGTCGCAG GTTTATTGCTCTATCCAGATAAGCATGAGAAGATGGTAACAACGTCAGAAATAGCTTTTGGTCCCAAACCTTATGCCAGGACTGAACCAAAGAAGATGCTAAAGTGTAGTCTGACTCTAGAGG GGGATCAAAGCTACATAACAACCAACCAAGAGGCTTTTCCAGCACAGGCTTTACACTGTGATCcgttgatgatgatgagaaaaAGTTCAGTTAAACGTGAAAGGACTCCACACTACCAAACACACTACCAGCAGAGCTTCGTCCGACCGCAGTACTTTTACGGGAGAAGACTTCAAGCGCTGCCCCGTCCTGATAACCTTGCTATCAACCCAGGACTGAG GGCTGACTTCAAGACAGTCCAAATGCAGACCTACCCAGGATGGGACATCTCTCTTCACTCTCGTCCTCTTCCAGTTATAATGAAGGAGCAACTGTCACTAAAAGAGCAGCCACTCACTGCAAAAATA CTGATCTGA
- the si:dkeyp-69c1.9 gene encoding uncharacterized protein si:dkeyp-69c1.9 isoform X2, with the protein MTMQKRPLRKLCPLPPHGHDLRFGLMHLMNDQRIKPLQAFPQVGELPPVAGDQSYITTNQEAFPAQALHCDPLMMMRKSSVKRERTPHYQTHYQQSFVRPQYFYGRRLQALPRPDNLAINPGLRADFKTVQMQTYPGWDISLHSRPLPVIMKEQLSLKEQPLTAKILI; encoded by the exons ATGACAATGCAGAAAAGACCACTTAGAAAGTTATGTCCACTTCCTCCCCATGGCCATGATTTGCGATTTGGATTAATGCATCTTATGAATGATCAAAGGATAAAGCCCTTGCAAGCGTTCCCTCAGGTGGGGGAGCTTCCTCCTGTCGCAG GGGATCAAAGCTACATAACAACCAACCAAGAGGCTTTTCCAGCACAGGCTTTACACTGTGATCcgttgatgatgatgagaaaaAGTTCAGTTAAACGTGAAAGGACTCCACACTACCAAACACACTACCAGCAGAGCTTCGTCCGACCGCAGTACTTTTACGGGAGAAGACTTCAAGCGCTGCCCCGTCCTGATAACCTTGCTATCAACCCAGGACTGAG GGCTGACTTCAAGACAGTCCAAATGCAGACCTACCCAGGATGGGACATCTCTCTTCACTCTCGTCCTCTTCCAGTTATAATGAAGGAGCAACTGTCACTAAAAGAGCAGCCACTCACTGCAAAAATA CTGATCTGA
- the bud13 gene encoding BUD13 homolog, which produces MTVLSFIVCCFFVCFFKESVFPRPPETRPLYVVVTKPLDFSECQNKMSASKSAISASTTISKAEYLKRYLSNSEDGKKSKEKKAKKKRPKPAGRGMKIVDDDIDWRELAMNHEKENMDEDDEEEAPVIAEIIDERPDEVKQLEIFRTNKWKVLGATNDESQEILHSETSSEIKENTRTRHDSPDSSPGRGRRHDSPDLSPKRKSRHDSPDLSPKRKSRHDSPDLSPKRKSRHDSPDLSPKRKSRQDSPHLSPPRHRTDAKSRWHDSSSTSSPRKTQKRHHKDSPQRAKSKSSSGGRVPDSDLSPARRGPNTRRDSDSDLSPPRKRAQGGRGSDSDLSPPRKRPQDKRGSDSDLSPPRRARVPAAQTEPQMLSGGAAGLVSSETLRKEQEEMRRREKHNRPLEEESRNAATVFRDKTGKKRDLETERAEQSRKAGEKAEKDEKYAQWGKGLVQRQLQEQNVADALREAQKPLARHIDDEDLDKMLREQERDGDPMAALLRKKKEKNAKTTGIKDQPRYRGPPPPPNRFNIMPGYRWDGVDRSNGFEQKRFSRISEKKAVQEEAYKWSVEDM; this is translated from the exons ATGACTGTGTTGTCCTTTatagtatgctgtttttttgtttgtttttttaaagagagcgtttttccaagacctccggaaacacgcccactttacgtcgtggtaacgaaacccctggactTTAGTGAATGCCAAAACAAAATGTCTGCCTCCAAGAGCGCAATAAGCGCAAGTACTACTATTTCAAAAGCGGAGTATTTAAAGCGCTATTTATCAAACAGTGAAGATGGCAAGAAGTCAAAAGAGAAGAAAGCTAAGAAAAAACGTCCTAAACCCGCCGGGAGAGG GATGAAAATTGTTGATGATGACATTGACTGGAGGGAACTGGCTATGAACCATGAGAAGGAGAACatggatgaagatgatgaggaaGAGGCACCTGTG ATAGCAGAAATAATAGACGAGCGTCCGGACGAAGTCAAGCAACTTGAAATCTTCAGAACTAACAAGTGGAAAGTGCTTGGAG CCACAAATGATGAATCTCAAGAAATCCTGCATTCAGAAACAAG CTCAGAGATCAAGGAGAATACAAGAACTCGACATGATTCTCCTGATAGTTCTCCAGGAAGGGGAAGACGCCATGACTCTCCTGATCTCTCTCCTAAGAGGAAATCTCGTCATGACTCTCCTGATCTCTCTCCTAAGAGGAAATCTCGTCATGACTCTCCTGATCTTTCCCCTAAAAGGAAATCTCGTCATGACTCTCCTGATCTTTCCCCTAAAAGGAAATCTCGCCAGGATTCTCCACACCTTTCACCACCCAGACACAGAACCGATGCCAAATCCAGATGGCATGACTCCTCATCAACTTCTTCTCCACGAAAAACACAAAAACGCCATCATAAAG ATTCTCCACAGAGAGCAAAGTCAAAATCATCTTCAGGTGGTCGTGTCCCAGACTCAGACCTGTCCCCAGCACGAAGAGGCCCTAACACCAGACGGGACTCTGACTCTGATCTGTCTCCCCCAAGGAAAAGGGCACAGGGAGGCAGGGGGTCAGATTCTGACCTCTCTCCTCCCAGGAAGAGGCCACAGGACAAGCGTGGATCAGACTCAGATCTCTCTCCTCCTCGTCGTGCTCGCGTCCCTGCTGCACAGACA GAGCCTCAGATGTTATCCGGTGGAGCTGCTGGTCTGGTGTCTTCTGAAACCCTACGGAAAGAGCAGGAGGAAATGCGCAGGAGGGAAAAACACAACCGCCCGCTTGAAGAGGAGTCCCGTAACGCAGCGACTGTTTTTAGAGATAAAACAGGAAAGAAGCGTGACCTTGAGACTGAGCGTGCCGAACAGAGCAGAAAAGCGGGGGAGAAGGCAGAGAAGGATGAGAAATATGCACAGTGGGGCAAAGG acTGGTTCAGAGGCAGTTGCAGGAGCAGAATGTGGCTGATGCACTCAGAGAGGCTCAGAAGCCGCTGGCACGTCACATTGATGATGAAGACCTGGACAAGATGCTGAGGGAGcaggagagagatggagaccCGATGGCTGCACTTCTGcggaagaagaaggagaagaatgCAAAAACCACAGGCATCAAAG atcAACCACGTTATCGGGGTCCACCTCCACCCCCAAACCGCTTTAACATCATGCCGGGATATCGTTGGGACGGAGTAGACAG GTCTAACGGATTTGAGCAGAAGCGCTTCAGCAGaatatcagaaaaaaaagctgtgcAAGAGGAAGCATACAAATGGAGTGTGGAGGACATGTAA